The following nucleotide sequence is from Synchiropus splendidus isolate RoL2022-P1 chromosome 1, RoL_Sspl_1.0, whole genome shotgun sequence.
TGATATTTAATAATTTGATTTAAGTCctttaattaataattcattAGTTCGACAAGATCAGTTGAACTAATTAACATTATTCAATAATGGAGATACACATCAGAGGTATGTTAcatgtttttcaaataaatagaaGAGTTATTTTTTAGACAATTCAAACGAGTCGATATTTTTGAGAGAGGGAAAAGAGCAAATTATAGGAGAACGCAACTCTTCCAGCGTGGtgaaatttttatttctttactttaattgaaaaacacttgaacGTGAAAGCGGAACTATTCCGTGCTGCAATACCCGGAGTGATTTAGACGTAGGACTTGGTTAGCATTCGATGCTAACATGTTTAGGCCTGTTAATTTTAAAGTAGATTGGCGTGTATAAACAATGATTATATCATTGTCATGGTGTCTCACAGACAGAAACGCGTGTGGAAGTATGTCGAGGAGGGTCGCTTGTTAAAACTTAAGTCGTACCTCCAGAAGAACCTGGACTTGGATGTAAATTTCTCCCGAGGAAAGAGAGACAGGAGCCCGTTGCAGCTGGCCTGCCGCCTGGGAGACGACGCTTCATTGCGATTGTTGCTCGAGCGAGGTGCCGATGTTCTTTACAAAGACCGAAAAGGAGATACGGCGCTGCACATAGCTGCTAATAGGGCACTGAAACACGGCGTCTCTGGTAAGCAAGTAGTGGACTGTCACCAATACGTGTTCCTGTTCCCCACTGGATTCAAACCCGTCCattcttttgtttcttcttcagccTATCACGACTTGGTTGTGCCTCTGTGGAAGAACTGTCCAGAAGCCATGTACACGGCAAACTCAGCTGGTGTCTCTCCTGAGGACCTTCTTAAATGGATGAAACAATCTGGGGTACTTTCTACTAGAAAATCTTATTTACAGTGTACAATGGATGATGGTATTGGATTGGGGTTAAAATTATATTTGTGTCACCGCAGTTGCAGCGTACTAGTGTGCaagaaaagatgaaaacaataTAGAATAAAGTGCATACACAGCAGTTGGTGTCAGAGATCGCGATTGACTTTTTTTACATATTCATGGCCTTGCTGAATTGTATTTCCAGTTTGATCGTTTAAAAGGGCTTTTTTGCCTGTGGTTGTCGTCAATTCATGAGCTGTTCTGTCTAATTTTGCGCTCAAGGTGGGACCATGGGTTTTGAGATTGAACACCAGGAAAGAGTTAATGGTTAAGAAGAAATGTGTGAGGGATTGCTGCTTTCCATTTTGCATGAACATTTGGGTATTCTTTAAAAAGCGGGGTTGGATGGCAGGGTAATGATCAGCCAGTTCAGTGACCATGCAGTTTGTTGGGTTGCGTTCATGAACATCCCGTTccccagctgctgcagccgTGAAGGCTTCAGAATCTCTTCTTAGGTGGTGCATTATACTTGATGACAAGTTACTGTTGAATCTGTGAGgttgaaaaataacaacaataacaaaggaTGTGCACTTTTGTCTTGACAGAGTCGAGCAAACACCAGTCGTTCTCCTGAGGTTGACCCAGAGAAAGAATGGATGGAAAAGCTGTTTGGTGAATGCGAGGATGAATTCTGTGAAACATTTGGAGTTTATGATGGTACCTTTGATTCTAATACATTTGTGAGTGGCTTCTTTGTAATGCTCTTTGCATTGTCAGATGATGACTTCCTACCACTGGATGACGACGAGGAGGATTTTGGCGATTGGGCCGATCGGATCAGACAGGAGTATTTTGCTAAGAAGAATGCAGAAGCTCAAAGACTGgcagcctcattttcagggtggaGGAAGGGGAAGACCAAACAGGAGCGAGAGCAGGCGCAGCAGAGCAACAAGGAGCTGCATGAACGTCTCCGTAAAGAACATGAAGAATATCTGGCGCGAGCTGCACGTAAGGAGGAAGAGACTCGTATGGGAAAGAAGCGCAGGTATGATGAACAGTGTGCAGCCACCTTCCAGGGAGCGTCCTCCGCTGGCGCCACAAAGCTGAGCTACAGTGACATCCCATGGCCGGCACCGCTTGGTACAGTTCAGGAGATGGTGGATGTGATGCTGCATGGTGTGGACCGCAAGGACGTGCCTGTGTTCCGTAAGATGCTGCGCAAGCAGCAGACGCTGTGGCACCCGGATAAGTTtgctcagaggtgtgaagctcGGCTGGAGGAGAAGGATAAGCAGAAGATCCTCGACACGGTCACGGCTCTGTCTCAGGAACTCAACAGACTGGCTCAGACTCTCAGGACTTGATTCCTTCATGTGGGAGAActtttttgaaaatgttatttattatttgtcattgaatttCTGTGGTACCCATGCTTGCAATTGAATTCATAAAAGtctcaataaaaatgttaaactGTGGAGTCGTTTTATGTTTAAGTTACTGCAATAATATTACCAGAATAATATTAACATTGAATaggtattataataataataatattgtccAAAATTGAGATTTGTATGCTTCACTTTCCTCCTCACCTCCGCATTGTTTTAATTGGGAAAATGGCTCGGCGGAGCTAATGATTTCTACTTctaaaccttcaaaataaaggatTTGTGCACAAAGAGGAGCAGATGGCCGGTCCGCTATCTGTGGTGGACGGAATCATTAGACGCGCCGGTTGCCAGGTTTGCAGAAACATCCCTCTTTTCACTTGGACACTTTCAGATTGGATTTCGAAATAACCGCCGAGGAAAGTATGAAAAAGAGCGAGACAACGTTAACTAGGTTTGTGACTTCATTCACGAAGAAAACCCCATTTATTTGCAAACGACTGACCTCGACATTCTCAACAGCAGAGGGGGTCGGGCAACAAATGTTTTACAAGCATATGCTTAGATTAACATTTACACAACGAATTCAACCGTGCATAATACTGCCTACATGGcttaaaaaacaatacaaagtagTTGTGTTTGTAAATAATAGGAAACAAAGATCTACAACATTACGGATTTGTATTTGATTCTCACGATTAGGATGCACTtcaatattttctgtcattCCCCTTTGTCACACCTTTTCACATTTAAACGTTGCGATCCTAAGGGTGGTCGTACAGAATGGGGGATGTCACCAATCTGGCAACTCGAAGACGCAATCTGTGTCAATTGCCGGGCGACGGGGAGCGAATAAAGGCCGGAGTCTATTTCTGACACCGGCGTGTTCTGTTGCCGCACATTTGCGCTTGCTGACGACCTTGCTCCTGATATAATTCTATTGTTTTGCGTTTTAATTTGATTTCGTCCCGCCATTTTGCTGTGCGCGCTTTGACGCCGTTATGTCAGGTGTTGAAGGTTCCGAACAGACGGGATGACGCCTCTGTCTCCGGCACATCATCGATCCATAAGGTGCTCCGTAATGATCTAGCTTCCACTTTCACTGTTCTGTTCAACGAGAATTGAGGTTCTGTTGAGAGGAAAAGACACTGAAGTGGCTCTAAAGTCGTCATCATGAGTCGGCTTCAATGAATCCTCGGCGCAGTGTTAATTGGTTCGATGgagtgcagccacaacaacaaccTTGTATCGCTCGTGTCTTCTCAGCCTGCCGtaggtggagtgtgtgtgtgtgacgatAAAGATGGAGTTCAGGAGTGAGGAGATGTGTCTGGCCCAGTTGTTCCTGCAGTCCGGTTCCGAATACGACTGCATCAGTGAGCTCGGGGAACTGGGACTAGTGGAATTCAGAGACGTAAGTAGTGTAGCTGTTCGTGTCACCACATGAGACAAACATTTTATGCGAGCACGCCGACAGTCAAATACACGGTATTTCCAAACGTCTCAGTTCGCTGCGTACATGAGTTAGTCTACCGACATAACATCATTATCACAATTTTAATGGTCATTTATGGATACAGCAGTTTTATTTGTAATTCAGTTGAATAAATGAACGTATTGTGGCGTACATGTGGGAAAAAATAGGCGTTTAATaatgacaaatgtttttttttcctcgaatGATGATCTAGTAACAGTTTTCGTAAGCCATTTATCTACTTCATTGTTAACTTCATTCATAAAAATATGTTCGGAGTACCTCCCTCTCCTGTTTCTTAAGTCTCCTTCTATATGGCGTAACTGCTGCAAACACTAGGCCACGTCAACTAGTGAGCAGCAGGTAAATCAACAGTATAATAAGAACAGTTTTGATGACCAGATATGATCAAGCAGTCTTTGCAAAAAATGTACAACTTTGAGGAGAATGTTTTGGAAACACGGTTTCCCTCAATCTTCAGTGTATGCTCTTCATTATCTTTGTCATATTTGTCCTAAGCAGCACGGTGACTTGTGGTTAGTGCTGCAAGATGGTCATAGGTTCAATTTCTACTGGAATCCTGCCGTGTTTTATTCTCACAAATCTGTCTATATAGTGACCTGTTCACGGTGCGTCTTGCCCTAACTAGCTGGGATACGCTCCTATATATCTTCATTTATTACTGTGATTTTAGATTCATTGAGTTTATTTAACGcgttattaaacataaatacaaatgtataCATATCCTTCAATATCTTTAAAGTCCCTACCTTTTACACACCCTTCCCTTTTGATTTCCATTTTTGGGAGTGGCAGCTTGCATCATCCATCCTCCTGACATCAACAACATTAAAGTGATTGACCGTCGTAACATTGTTATATGTAAACATCTGACATTGGCCCCAGGCGGCTGCACACTACAGCATACACTACAGCACAGATATTGACTAAATCCAGTGTGACCTACAATGTTGCTCTGGTTTCAGCTCAACCCAAGTGTCAGCACCTTCCAGAGGCGCTTTGTCAGCGAAATCAAGAGATGTGAGGAAATGGAGAGGATTCTGGGTAAGCGGAGCACCTGGGATGGCTCATGGAAATGTGGAGAAtgctcatctccatcttagattaaaaaataaccaaataaacacaataagAAGGAACACTATCCACAGTATATAGTGAACTGAACTTGACAGCAGTAGTTAACCTCAGTTACAGTGGAGTAAGAGTTAGTATGAAAATTTCTTTGATACAAGAGCCGTTTTCTCTTTCCTTCATGTTTGTGGACAGGTTACCTTCTCAGGGAGATCCAGAAGGCCCACATAGCCGTTCCAGAGGACGACGAGAGTCCACTCGCACCCCCACCCAGACAAGTTCTGGAGATCATGGTGAGTGAGACGTTTGACTAAATTTCCATAACGTGAAAGTCACTAGAGGCGTGAGATTCCCACCATGTTTAGTCACTGACTTACTCAGACAGTCAATCATACACAAAACATGCTTCAGCACCCACTCTCCTGCCAGCTAGCATGTGGACAGGTGATCAGTCCACGGACAACTCATATACACTCCGACTGAAGCCTGCAAGTCACAGAGGAGCACACCTTCATGTTTATGAGGAGTGCTCGGTTTGTTTTGTGCTAAATCCCAACAGAGATTTGGTTTTCTGAGACATTATTGAATACAAGGGTCAATAAGATTCACAGGAAATTGGTGATGGATCAACTTTGCTTTCCCGGTGATATTTACATgatcatttttatcattttttaacgTTTATACAAAGTATTCATGCACAGCATAGtaatatattgtgttttctCTATGAATTGTGACTTTCTTTGTGACAAAATTATTTCTTCTTTTGAATCAGTCTCTGGTTTTAATGATAAATCATGACATTTAAGTGGTCAGTATTGGATTTCTGTTAAGTCTTTTGTTAGTGATTAAAATCTTAGCCAAATATGAATC
It contains:
- the nfkbil1 gene encoding NF-kappa-B inhibitor-like protein 1, whose product is MVSHRQKRVWKYVEEGRLLKLKSYLQKNLDLDVNFSRGKRDRSPLQLACRLGDDASLRLLLERGADVLYKDRKGDTALHIAANRALKHGVSAYHDLVVPLWKNCPEAMYTANSAGVSPEDLLKWMKQSGSRANTSRSPEVDPEKEWMEKLFGECEDEFCETFGVYDDDDFLPLDDDEEDFGDWADRIRQEYFAKKNAEAQRLAASFSGWRKGKTKQEREQAQQSNKELHERLRKEHEEYLARAARKEEETRMGKKRRYDEQCAATFQGASSAGATKLSYSDIPWPAPLGTVQEMVDVMLHGVDRKDVPVFRKMLRKQQTLWHPDKFAQRCEARLEEKDKQKILDTVTALSQELNRLAQTLRT